The following are encoded in a window of Streptococcus pasteurianus genomic DNA:
- a CDS encoding sensor histidine kinase yields MTEIAAKEKFSGLDAVSELLKDKDIETNEQGRRLLEQYGYWGDKGNVFYSQFRHQVMVTGAVSTVICVLLLIILFYWKKTEDACHQKILDQLEEILIRFRENKVDDLLKTENHAELEKLNDQLEAIGHHIQLLKEEARAEKENTKEMVSDISHQLKTPVAALDTCFSVLMQNDLSATEQEEFRIRCRSALDGLETLLQSLLEISKMETGLIQINKKKLPLMDTVISAVNRIYPKADEKEIEFVFDYEKELETCTIMQDKRWLGEAVINVLDNAIKYGPCGSKIFIRLQKRNDLVRMEIEDQGIGIPQNEYHKIFQRFYRGSSREVMEKSGTGIGLFLSREIIEKHAGTITVTSGKKKKGSTFVIQLPYAESRNDDCKYAELATQEDFDRF; encoded by the coding sequence ATGACAGAAATTGCAGCAAAGGAAAAATTTTCCGGGCTGGATGCTGTTTCGGAATTGCTTAAGGATAAGGATATTGAAACCAACGAACAGGGAAGGCGATTATTGGAGCAATATGGATACTGGGGAGATAAAGGGAATGTGTTTTATTCGCAATTCCGGCATCAGGTTATGGTGACCGGTGCTGTAAGCACTGTGATATGCGTGCTTCTTTTGATTATTTTATTTTATTGGAAGAAGACAGAAGATGCGTGTCATCAGAAAATTTTAGACCAGTTAGAAGAAATTCTGATCAGATTCCGTGAAAATAAAGTTGATGATTTACTGAAAACGGAAAATCACGCTGAACTGGAAAAATTGAATGACCAGCTTGAAGCAATCGGACATCATATTCAGTTGCTAAAGGAAGAAGCACGGGCAGAAAAGGAGAACACGAAAGAAATGGTTTCTGATATTTCTCACCAGTTAAAGACACCGGTTGCAGCTTTGGATACATGTTTTAGTGTGCTGATGCAGAATGACTTAAGTGCCACAGAACAGGAGGAGTTTCGTATCCGTTGTCGGAGTGCTCTGGATGGACTGGAGACATTATTGCAGTCGCTTCTTGAAATATCCAAGATGGAAACTGGACTGATTCAGATTAATAAGAAAAAACTTCCGCTTATGGATACTGTCATATCTGCTGTAAACCGTATTTATCCCAAAGCGGATGAGAAAGAAATAGAATTCGTTTTTGACTATGAAAAAGAGCTGGAAACATGCACGATTATGCAGGATAAAAGGTGGCTTGGTGAAGCTGTGATCAACGTTCTGGATAATGCAATCAAGTACGGTCCGTGTGGTTCAAAAATATTTATCCGGTTACAAAAAAGAAACGATCTTGTAAGAATGGAAATTGAGGATCAGGGAATTGGTATTCCGCAGAATGAGTATCACAAAATTTTTCAACGATTTTACCGAGGAAGTTCCAGGGAGGTCATGGAAAAGAGTGGTACAGGAATCGGACTTTTTCTATCGAGAGAAATTATCGAAAAACACGCAGGTACGATTACGGTAACCTCTGGCAAAAAGAAAAAAGGAAGCACGTTTGTGATTCAATTACCATATGCAGAGAGCAGAAACGATGACTGTAAATATGCAGAACTTGCAACGCAGGAGGACTTCGACAGGTTCTGA
- a CDS encoding ABC transporter ATP-binding protein, with protein MSVILETRQLCKFYGAGENQVKAVNQVDIQIEQGEFVAIVGKSGSGKSTLLHMLGGLDTPTKGRVTLAGKDLYRMKEDALAVFRRRKIGFVFQAFNLVSAVNVWENIVLPLGLDGRKVDEAYVNDIIATLGIENRIYNLPNQLSGGQQQRVAIARALVNRPEIIFADEPTGNLDSKTSDEVIALLKMTAKKYGQTIVMITHDDEIAQVADRILVIEDGQVVDFR; from the coding sequence ATGAGTGTGATATTAGAAACCAGGCAGCTTTGTAAGTTTTATGGTGCAGGTGAGAATCAGGTCAAAGCGGTAAATCAGGTGGACATTCAGATTGAGCAGGGAGAATTTGTCGCAATTGTTGGAAAGTCAGGTTCCGGTAAAAGTACATTACTTCATATGCTTGGAGGGCTTGATACCCCGACAAAAGGCAGAGTTACTTTAGCGGGGAAAGATTTATACAGGATGAAGGAAGATGCCCTTGCTGTTTTCCGCAGAAGAAAAATCGGATTTGTTTTTCAGGCATTTAATCTGGTTTCAGCTGTTAATGTCTGGGAAAATATTGTACTGCCACTGGGGCTGGATGGAAGAAAAGTGGATGAAGCGTATGTAAATGATATTATTGCAACTCTGGGGATTGAAAACCGGATTTATAATCTGCCAAATCAGTTATCCGGAGGACAGCAGCAGAGAGTAGCAATTGCAAGAGCACTGGTGAATCGTCCGGAGATTATATTTGCGGATGAGCCGACAGGAAATCTTGATTCCAAGACCAGTGATGAGGTAATCGCCCTGCTTAAGATGACAGCAAAAAAATATGGACAGACAATTGTAATGATTACCCATGATGACGAAATTGCACAGGTCGCTGACCGTATTCTGGTGATTGAGGACGGACAGGTGGTGGATTTCAGATGA
- a CDS encoding CPBP family intramembrane glutamic endopeptidase — protein sequence MLWRWQAIAQRFCLLRILWRNAFMKSINKIWKRIAVILFFYLINFGLWELIAPIISDEWASFMVYVILFLIVIALFHRELKEEWDFIRNTKLTDKKYYIGLIITLIIELVLTLVMLWIAQNVWVEILPANNENVKNQMASVPVILSVIQGCVLAPVIEEMTFRYGIIGKTKSKYVLFVTTVISIVLFDCIHIVSIPEFFYYIVPSVILTLFYVRHRNVFASIMLHSLINIVGYLALLIDVL from the coding sequence GTGTTGTGGCGTTGGCAGGCTATCGCACAGCGATTTTGTTTACTTAGAATTTTATGGAGAAACGCTTTTATGAAAAGTATAAATAAAATATGGAAACGAATTGCAGTTATTTTATTTTTTTACTTAATTAATTTCGGGTTATGGGAATTAATTGCACCTATCATATCAGATGAATGGGCTTCCTTTATGGTATATGTAATACTTTTTTTAATTGTAATCGCGTTGTTTCACAGAGAATTGAAAGAAGAGTGGGATTTTATCCGCAATACTAAATTAACAGATAAAAAGTATTATATAGGTTTAATTATAACTTTGATAATAGAATTGGTTTTAACATTGGTTATGCTTTGGATAGCTCAAAATGTGTGGGTAGAGATATTGCCTGCTAATAATGAAAATGTAAAAAATCAAATGGCCTCTGTTCCTGTTATATTAAGTGTAATACAAGGGTGCGTTTTGGCTCCTGTAATTGAAGAAATGACCTTCCGATATGGAATAATAGGAAAAACAAAATCTAAATATGTATTATTCGTTACAACAGTTATTTCGATTGTTCTTTTCGATTGTATTCATATAGTTTCGATACCTGAGTTTTTTTATTATATTGTGCCATCGGTTATCTTAACACTGTTTTATGTTAGACATAGAAATGTATTTGCATCAATAATGCTTCATTCTTTAATTAATATTGTGGGCTATTTAGCATTACTTATTGACGTATTATAG
- a CDS encoding VapE domain-containing protein: MDNYVLVLRNDPYISESLKYNELTGRIDIVKILWWNDEICKLDDDARTYYYYYCERYYGLCSENCMDKALRIEAKNRAYHPICEYLEELKWDGQERIRYVLQRYMGADASDFVYEVMKHFLMEALSRIYRPGCKADEMLCLVGQQGAGKSTFFRFLVLNDDWFSDDLRNLGDNKIYEHLRGHWIIEMPGMVATISARNNEEIKSFLTRQKDTYRDPYAKYAEDRKRQCLFAGSANTRQFIPFDRTGARRFLPIAIDSSKAEKHILDDEKEA, encoded by the coding sequence GTGGATAATTATGTGCTTGTATTGAGAAATGATCCATATATTAGTGAGAGCCTGAAATACAACGAACTGACCGGACGGATTGATATTGTAAAGATTCTCTGGTGGAATGACGAGATCTGTAAGCTGGATGATGATGCAAGGACGTATTACTACTATTACTGTGAACGCTATTACGGTCTTTGCAGTGAAAACTGTATGGATAAAGCATTGAGGATAGAAGCGAAAAACCGGGCATATCATCCAATCTGTGAATATCTGGAAGAACTGAAATGGGACGGGCAGGAGAGGATTCGGTATGTCCTGCAACGGTATATGGGAGCGGATGCTTCAGACTTTGTGTATGAGGTAATGAAGCATTTCCTCATGGAAGCGTTGAGCAGGATCTACCGTCCCGGATGCAAAGCGGATGAAATGCTCTGTCTGGTCGGTCAGCAGGGAGCCGGGAAATCTACTTTTTTCCGATTCCTTGTCTTAAATGATGACTGGTTTTCCGATGACTTGCGAAACCTTGGCGATAATAAAATCTATGAACATCTGCGGGGACACTGGATCATAGAAATGCCGGGGATGGTCGCAACGATCAGTGCAAGAAATAATGAAGAGATCAAATCATTCCTGACCAGACAGAAAGATACTTACCGTGATCCCTATGCAAAATATGCGGAAGACCGGAAGCGTCAGTGTCTCTTCGCCGGATCAGCGAATACAAGGCAGTTCATTCCCTTTGACCGTACCGGGGCAAGACGTTTCCTGCCGATTGCCATAGACAGCAGCAAGGCAGAGAAGCATATCCTAGATGATGAGAAAGAAGCCTGA
- a CDS encoding recombinase family protein, which produces MAQTQGFMTVLYERLSRDDELNGESNSISNQKKLLEQYAKEHGFTNLIHFTDDGISGTRFDRPGFLAMMKEVESGKVGTILIKDMSRMGRYYLKVGQYMELLRQKNVRLIAVNENVDSFREDDDFTPFWNIMNEWYARDTSKKIKSTLRQRENPASM; this is translated from the coding sequence ATGGCACAGACACAGGGATTCATGACAGTGTTGTATGAGCGTCTTAGTCGTGATGATGAATTAAACGGAGAGTCCAACAGTATTTCCAATCAGAAAAAGCTCTTGGAACAGTATGCGAAAGAGCATGGCTTTACCAATCTGATTCATTTTACAGACGATGGAATTTCCGGTACAAGATTTGACCGCCCCGGCTTTCTTGCCATGATGAAAGAAGTGGAGTCCGGGAAAGTTGGGACGATCCTGATTAAAGATATGAGCCGAATGGGAAGGTATTATCTGAAGGTCGGGCAATATATGGAACTGCTCAGACAGAAGAATGTGCGTCTGATCGCAGTCAATGAAAATGTAGACAGTTTTCGGGAAGATGATGATTTTACACCATTCTGGAATATTATGAATGAATGGTATGCAAGGGATACCAGTAAGAAGATCAAGTCAACCTTAAGGCAAAGGGAAAATCCGGCAAGCATGTAG
- a CDS encoding GNAT family N-acetyltransferase — MNYSIRELKRDENKILDTFLYEAIFIPEGVPAPSKDIINKPDLQVYIEDFGGNKGDLCLVAQVADEIVGAVWVRIMNDYGHIDNGTPSFAISLLKGYRNYGIGTELMKQMLMKLKLEGYKQASLAVQKMNYAVRMYRKVGFVMV; from the coding sequence ATGAATTATTCAATAAGAGAATTAAAACGAGATGAAAATAAGATATTAGATACTTTTTTATACGAGGCAATTTTTATTCCTGAAGGTGTTCCAGCACCGTCCAAAGATATCATTAACAAACCAGATTTGCAGGTATATATAGAGGACTTTGGTGGGAACAAGGGAGACTTATGTTTGGTTGCTCAAGTTGCGGATGAGATTGTTGGTGCTGTATGGGTTCGGATTATGAATGATTACGGTCATATAGATAATGGAACACCGTCTTTTGCAATTTCACTTCTTAAAGGGTATAGAAACTATGGTATCGGAACAGAATTAATGAAACAGATGCTAATGAAATTAAAACTAGAAGGATATAAACAAGCATCATTAGCTGTTCAAAAGATGAATTATGCTGTCCGTATGTATAGGAAGGTAGGATTTGTAATGGTATAA
- a CDS encoding response regulator transcription factor, which produces MPGILVVEDDENLNRGITFSLKKSGYEVFSAESMKKAKRIASDNNVDVTICDVNLPDGNGLEFVRWMRCNYNTYIICLTALDQEMDQVMGYEAGADDYITKPFSLSVLLLKIEAHFRRRQEKKEAGKMISGDIIFIAGEMKVLIKSREISLTKTELKMLTFFLQNPKQVLSKTQILENVFDLEGDFVDENTIAVNIRRLREKIEDNPAAPVYIKNIRGLGYIWNQEVRQ; this is translated from the coding sequence ATGCCAGGTATACTCGTGGTTGAAGATGATGAAAATTTAAATCGTGGAATTACATTCTCACTGAAAAAATCCGGATATGAGGTTTTTTCAGCAGAATCAATGAAAAAAGCGAAAAGAATTGCAAGTGATAATAATGTGGATGTTACCATTTGTGATGTGAATCTTCCGGATGGAAATGGACTGGAATTTGTAAGGTGGATGAGATGCAATTATAATACATACATTATTTGTCTTACAGCACTAGATCAGGAGATGGATCAGGTCATGGGATATGAAGCAGGGGCAGATGATTATATTACAAAGCCGTTTAGTCTTTCGGTACTTCTTTTGAAAATAGAAGCACATTTCCGCCGCAGACAGGAGAAAAAGGAAGCCGGAAAGATGATTTCGGGAGATATCATATTTATCGCAGGAGAAATGAAAGTCTTGATAAAGAGTCGTGAAATCAGTCTGACAAAAACGGAGTTGAAAATGCTGACTTTTTTTCTTCAGAATCCGAAACAGGTTCTTTCAAAAACACAAATATTGGAAAATGTGTTTGATCTGGAAGGGGATTTTGTGGATGAAAATACAATCGCTGTCAATATCAGAAGACTCCGTGAGAAAATCGAAGACAATCCGGCTGCACCGGTCTATATAAAGAATATCAGAGGTCTTGGGTATATATGGAATCAGGAGGTAAGGCAGTGA
- a CDS encoding YjdF family protein produces MDKASGKLTVYFEEPFWVGVFERIEDGKLSVAKVTFGAEPKDYEVQEYIPKYYFSLKFSPAVETVVKDIKRNPKRMQREAKKQTMETGIGTKSQQALKLQQEQNNQERKERSRKKKEAEEQQMFELKQQKKREKHKGH; encoded by the coding sequence ATGGACAAAGCAAGTGGAAAACTGACGGTATATTTTGAAGAACCATTTTGGGTAGGTGTATTTGAACGTATTGAAGATGGTAAACTATCTGTGGCAAAGGTAACATTTGGTGCAGAACCAAAGGATTACGAAGTGCAGGAATATATTCCAAAATACTATTTTAGTTTGAAATTCAGTCCGGCTGTTGAAACTGTTGTAAAGGATATAAAAAGAAATCCAAAGCGTATGCAACGAGAAGCAAAAAAGCAGACGATGGAAACAGGCATCGGCACAAAATCGCAGCAGGCATTAAAATTACAACAGGAACAGAACAATCAGGAGCGTAAAGAGAGAAGCCGCAAGAAAAAAGAGGCTGAAGAACAGCAAATGTTTGAGTTGAAACAGCAAAAGAAAAGAGAAAAGCATAAGGGACATTAA
- a CDS encoding IS110 family RNA-guided transposase has protein sequence MLYVGIDVAKNKHDVTVIDDTGKTVLKPITITNRKQGFELLHNTLKQLNQNCLIAMEDTGHYALNLLTFLHQKNYQIYTYNPLLIKEFTKSLSLRKTKTDKKDARTIALKLLSDPNRALFMHDNRQEELKIMTRHMNRLKKHQSDWKVQYTKCLDIIFPELHQVVTKHSDYVYELLKCFPSPEKMVTAGFNKLIEIKRLTAKHALDILKLAPDSIGTTSFARELELIEIIENIQHYEKLIKQAEKKIDELMAELNSVITTVPGISNRLGSVILSEIRNINTFNNPAQLQAFAGLEPAIYQSGQLDTRGKMVKRGSSHLRWALIQAAIKVARYSPAFKVYFRTKLAQGKHYNVAISHVAKKLIRVLFHLLQNNEASEEDKLR, from the coding sequence ATGCTCTATGTTGGCATTGATGTCGCTAAGAACAAACACGATGTGACAGTTATTGATGATACAGGAAAAACTGTTCTAAAACCTATCACTATTACAAACCGTAAACAAGGATTTGAACTACTTCATAATACCTTGAAACAACTCAACCAGAATTGTCTTATCGCCATGGAAGATACCGGACATTATGCCTTAAATCTCTTAACATTCTTACATCAGAAAAATTATCAAATATACACCTATAACCCTTTACTCATCAAAGAATTTACAAAATCTCTCTCACTTCGTAAAACGAAAACGGATAAGAAAGATGCACGTACAATAGCTCTTAAGTTACTTTCAGACCCTAATCGTGCCCTATTTATGCATGACAACAGGCAAGAAGAACTTAAAATTATGACACGTCACATGAATCGTTTAAAGAAACATCAATCAGATTGGAAAGTCCAATATACCAAGTGTTTAGATATTATTTTCCCTGAACTACATCAGGTCGTTACGAAGCACTCTGACTATGTTTATGAGTTGCTCAAATGTTTTCCTTCTCCTGAGAAAATGGTAACTGCTGGCTTTAATAAACTTATTGAGATTAAACGATTAACAGCTAAACATGCATTGGATATTCTCAAACTAGCTCCAGATTCTATTGGCACAACTTCTTTTGCTCGTGAATTGGAATTGATTGAGATTATTGAAAATATCCAACACTACGAAAAACTCATCAAACAAGCTGAAAAGAAAATTGATGAGCTGATGGCTGAACTCAATTCGGTCATTACTACGGTACCAGGGATTAGTAACCGTCTAGGTTCTGTTATTCTATCTGAAATCAGAAATATTAATACTTTCAATAACCCAGCTCAACTCCAAGCTTTTGCAGGATTAGAACCAGCTATCTACCAATCTGGACAGTTAGATACTCGAGGGAAAATGGTCAAACGAGGGTCATCACATCTACGTTGGGCACTCATACAAGCTGCCATTAAAGTAGCTAGATACTCGCCTGCGTTTAAAGTTTATTTTAGAACCAAGTTAGCGCAAGGAAAACACTACAATGTCGCTATTTCTCATGTGGCTAAGAAACTCATTCGAGTGCTGTTTCATCTACTTCAGAACAATGAAGCCTCTGAAGAGGATAAACTAAGATAA
- a CDS encoding DUF4368 domain-containing protein, which yields MDGRGPYQIAKILKEEQVEIPAVHMAKKDAGLWKGRADEIKAPYGWSSSTIAGILKKREYLGHMVNFKTRKHFKDKKSHYVGEDQWTVFEDTQEPIIDQETFDNVQRIRSNVRRYPDGWGEAHPLTGLMYCADCGAKMYVHRVNNGKRVPQYTCSAYSKVPVGTLCPTQHRINADVVMELIKELLKAIAEYSQLNWEEFIETVRKAQTSQQSSEITRLKSRLSEAQKRVQDLEKLLCRIYEDNILGKLPDERYAILDGQYSKEQKELSAEIAGMEAELSGYEEGRRSAEKFIAMVDKYQNFEELTTYMLNEFVEKIVVHERDRKGSIETTQEVEIYFNFIGRYLPPHFGEVELTPEEIEEMKKREARKDRLHQNYLKRKANGKQQEYYERTKEKKKAEMDAKKEEIRKEDIAKGVFIPCFHLRNQRKTNYKSCQ from the coding sequence ATGGACGGGCGTGGACCGTATCAGATCGCAAAGATTCTGAAAGAGGAACAGGTGGAAATTCCGGCGGTGCATATGGCGAAAAAAGATGCTGGCTTATGGAAAGGCAGAGCGGATGAAATCAAAGCTCCTTATGGATGGAGTTCTTCCACTATCGCTGGAATTTTGAAGAAACGGGAGTATCTTGGTCATATGGTGAACTTCAAAACCAGAAAGCATTTTAAGGATAAGAAAAGCCATTATGTAGGGGAAGACCAGTGGACGGTGTTTGAGGACACACAGGAGCCTATCATAGATCAGGAAACCTTTGATAACGTCCAGCGGATCAGAAGCAATGTGAGAAGATACCCGGATGGATGGGGAGAAGCACATCCCCTGACGGGACTGATGTATTGTGCAGATTGTGGAGCAAAAATGTATGTCCACCGGGTAAACAATGGAAAAAGAGTCCCACAGTATACCTGTTCTGCCTATTCAAAAGTTCCGGTTGGAACACTCTGCCCGACACAGCACAGGATCAACGCAGATGTGGTCATGGAGCTGATTAAGGAGCTTTTAAAGGCGATTGCAGAATATTCCCAGTTGAACTGGGAGGAGTTCATAGAGACGGTGAGAAAGGCACAGACCTCACAGCAGTCCAGTGAGATCACAAGACTGAAAAGCAGACTGTCAGAAGCACAGAAACGTGTGCAGGATCTGGAAAAACTGCTCTGCCGGATTTATGAGGATAACATTCTTGGCAAGCTGCCGGATGAACGATATGCGATTCTGGACGGACAGTATTCCAAAGAGCAGAAAGAGTTATCAGCAGAGATCGCAGGAATGGAAGCAGAGTTATCCGGTTATGAGGAAGGTCGCAGATCTGCGGAGAAGTTCATTGCCATGGTCGATAAGTATCAGAATTTTGAGGAACTGACTACTTACATGCTGAATGAGTTTGTGGAGAAGATCGTTGTGCATGAGCGTGACCGGAAAGGCAGTATTGAAACAACACAGGAAGTGGAAATCTATTTTAATTTCATCGGACGGTATTTGCCACCACACTTCGGAGAGGTGGAGCTGACACCGGAAGAAATCGAAGAAATGAAAAAGAGGGAAGCCAGAAAAGACAGGCTACATCAAAATTACCTGAAAAGAAAAGCAAATGGCAAACAGCAGGAATACTATGAACGAACCAAAGAGAAAAAGAAAGCAGAGATGGATGCGAAGAAAGAGGAAATCCGGAAGGAAGATATTGCGAAAGGTGTCTTTATTCCATGCTTCCACCTGCGAAACCAACGAAAGACAAACTATAAGAGTTGTCAATAG
- a CDS encoding transposon-encoded TnpW family protein, with translation MEKMMNTETQGHTFTKKIGQTVYVVRYHFNEDAKETMQEKNNRMLVMEASRMEV, from the coding sequence ATGGAAAAAATGATGAATACAGAGACACAGGGACACACTTTTACAAAGAAGATCGGACAGACAGTGTATGTTGTCCGCTATCATTTCAATGAAGATGCGAAAGAAACCATGCAGGAGAAGAACAACCGGATGCTGGTGATGGAAGCAAGCAGAATGGAAGTATAA
- a CDS encoding ABC transporter permease — MKTISRIAYSNDKKNKTRSILIMMSICLTTMLLVIISTVGNGVIHLQKSQAAGSYGSNYGLFVSADGSQLKEVNRRAEIDATGTMCTEGIIKGNEKGGFVCMDETARKMLPYNKEYELKEGKYPEKMQEIAAGRAFFRAMGYGDVKIGDTVTLDYRAGMQSEYKPEEFVVSGILYDRDEYTIEASYVAFGSQAFYDEHVAENDRQYNIYFTLNDSANVSMNNIEPVIKQIAAACGIEEKNVIVNDLYLQWVLQPSYETIAVCGGLILAIVLFSVVVIYNIFQVGIANKIQEYGKIKALGATKKQMKQLIFREGIFLTIFSIPVGLLLGFLIAKCGFNWLVEQGNLVSTGTDSMGVQNQQVSLFSLPVMLLCIFVSFLTVALALRKPMKIVSRISPIEATRYLENAEKHKKGKRNGRKNVTVFSMAMANVMGNQKRTIATILTLGLSCALFVIISNYVGNIDTEHEARLSVNHGQFELQLDYSAEYDERYPENNLDTILTDDPLNDSLIEEIKSIPGVTDVMTREIVSVNLNGTRFPAAVVSKKDFDFMRQDGDIGSMDYDQAVKNGEIFFGWSMWMEQDGYAPGESIAFDFENGSGTYTYQGKIAGSFVSADTYLVIPEGVYRSMNPRGTAYGYLWVDCDKKDVASVEQNLNTLISNTSHIKMDTYHAQLQSAEFSARMMKLGCYLFMAVVGFIGFMNMANTMIMNITTKKQEYGVLQAVGMTNKQLNLCLQLQGLIFTVGTICVALVVGLPLGYVLFAYAKHNGIFGMNVYHVPMTPILAMILLVSLLQIVLSCVLSSNLKKETLVERIRYQG, encoded by the coding sequence ATGAAGACAATAAGCAGGATTGCATATAGCAATGACAAAAAGAACAAGACAAGAAGTATACTGATCATGATGTCCATATGTCTGACTACGATGCTGCTTGTGATTATCAGTACTGTGGGAAATGGGGTAATTCATTTACAGAAAAGTCAGGCGGCAGGATCATATGGAAGCAATTATGGTCTGTTTGTTTCCGCAGACGGATCGCAGTTAAAAGAAGTAAACCGCCGTGCGGAAATAGATGCTACAGGCACTATGTGTACCGAAGGTATCATAAAAGGCAATGAAAAAGGCGGGTTTGTCTGCATGGATGAGACTGCAAGAAAAATGCTTCCTTATAATAAAGAATATGAGTTGAAGGAAGGAAAGTATCCGGAAAAAATGCAGGAAATTGCCGCAGGAAGAGCATTTTTTCGTGCAATGGGGTATGGTGATGTAAAGATTGGAGATACGGTTACACTGGATTACCGCGCAGGGATGCAGTCAGAATATAAGCCGGAAGAATTTGTTGTCAGCGGAATCCTATATGATCGGGATGAGTATACCATCGAGGCATCTTATGTTGCTTTCGGGTCACAGGCGTTTTATGATGAGCACGTCGCAGAGAATGACAGACAGTATAATATTTATTTTACTTTAAATGATTCTGCAAATGTATCTATGAATAATATTGAACCGGTTATAAAGCAGATTGCAGCAGCTTGTGGGATCGAAGAAAAAAACGTTATAGTCAATGATCTCTATTTGCAATGGGTCTTGCAGCCGAGTTATGAAACGATTGCGGTATGCGGGGGTTTGATTCTTGCAATTGTACTTTTCTCTGTTGTGGTCATTTATAATATTTTTCAGGTCGGTATTGCCAACAAGATACAGGAGTATGGAAAAATCAAGGCTTTGGGAGCAACAAAAAAGCAGATGAAACAACTGATCTTCAGAGAGGGCATTTTTTTGACAATTTTTTCAATACCGGTTGGATTGCTTCTGGGCTTTCTGATTGCAAAATGCGGTTTTAACTGGCTGGTAGAACAGGGGAATCTTGTATCAACTGGAACTGACTCTATGGGAGTCCAAAATCAGCAGGTGTCACTGTTTTCCCTGCCTGTTATGCTTCTATGTATTTTCGTATCATTTCTTACCGTTGCTTTGGCACTGCGTAAACCAATGAAAATTGTTTCACGGATTTCACCTATCGAAGCAACACGGTATTTAGAAAATGCAGAAAAACACAAAAAAGGAAAACGAAATGGCAGAAAAAATGTCACCGTGTTTTCTATGGCAATGGCAAATGTAATGGGTAACCAAAAAAGAACCATTGCTACCATCCTCACACTGGGGCTTTCCTGCGCATTGTTTGTGATTATTTCTAATTATGTGGGAAATATTGACACGGAGCATGAAGCACGTCTTTCCGTTAATCATGGACAATTTGAACTGCAGCTTGACTATTCTGCTGAGTATGATGAAAGATATCCGGAGAATAATCTGGATACGATTCTGACGGATGATCCATTGAATGATTCGCTGATTGAAGAAATCAAAAGCATTCCGGGAGTGACAGATGTCATGACGAGAGAGATTGTCTCTGTAAATCTGAACGGAACAAGATTTCCGGCTGCTGTTGTGAGTAAAAAGGATTTTGATTTTATGCGCCAGGACGGGGATATTGGCTCTATGGACTATGATCAGGCGGTAAAGAATGGTGAAATTTTCTTTGGTTGGTCGATGTGGATGGAACAAGATGGATATGCTCCGGGTGAATCCATTGCATTTGACTTTGAGAATGGAAGTGGAACCTATACCTATCAGGGAAAGATTGCAGGATCCTTTGTAAGTGCGGACACTTACCTTGTCATTCCGGAAGGCGTATACCGTTCCATGAATCCGAGAGGAACAGCCTATGGCTATCTGTGGGTGGACTGTGACAAAAAAGATGTGGCATCTGTGGAGCAAAATCTGAATACATTGATTTCTAATACTTCGCATATAAAAATGGATACTTATCATGCGCAGTTACAATCTGCAGAATTCTCAGCTCGCATGATGAAGCTTGGCTGTTATCTGTTTATGGCGGTTGTAGGATTCATCGGTTTTATGAATATGGCAAACACCATGATCATGAATATTACGACAAAAAAGCAGGAATATGGTGTATTACAGGCTGTGGGTATGACAAATAAACAATTAAATTTATGCCTGCAGTTACAGGGACTGATTTTTACGGTTGGCACCATATGTGTAGCACTTGTCGTTGGTCTGCCACTTGGCTACGTGCTCTTTGCCTATGCAAAGCATAATGGGATATTTGGAATGAATGTCTATCATGTTCCAATGACACCAATTCTTGCTATGATTTTGCTGGTCAGCCTTTT